CACTCCTTTTCTGAATTTCGGGGCGGCCAACGAGACCGTTGACCGATGGCTTTTTCCGCGTCCTTACAATATCGCCCGGCCGTATCAGATTTTTGGCCCCAACGGGAATGCTGAAGCCGGAGCCAGCTTCACCATATTCAAACGCTACACGGTTGGCGCTTCCGCATACGGCATCGTTCCTGTCGGGAAGCAAAAGGTTTTCAGCAGGCTGGTCACCCCTAACACCAGTGTTGTCGGAGACGCGGACCACAACCGCGTCTGGAACCATGCCTTTGAAACCATCGGCGACTCCAGGCTCGGGCGCGACAACGGCTATTCCGGGTGGCTGGACGTCGCCCGGGTCAAGAACCTGACCGTCGAGGCTGGGTATACCTATAGCACTCATTACAAATGGGGCTCCGCCTACATCATGCTGAGATACGACGGGACTCGGCTGATTCGGTTCCTGACGGCAACCGAGTAGATGCGTGGCAGGGACAGTGAAGCCCAGTTGCGGCCGCCTGAATTCGAACAGGCGAACCCAGCGAACTTTTCTGGAGCGAAGGGAAAGAAGATTTTGAAAAGGAACACGGTCGTCTGCCTCCTGACATCCATCTTCATCGGGCTCGCGACCTGGTCATCGAGCCATGGCCAGGAGAAGGCCCAGGTCCGTTTGCAGCCCGCCGCGGGCCTTCAGGCCAGGCAAGCCGTTTCGTATGGCCGCCTTCCCCTCAGCTTTGAGGTCAACAGAGGCCAGGTAAGCCCGCAGGCCCGATACCTCGCTCGCGGCCAGGGGTTTACGCTTTTTCTTACTCAGGCCGATGCCATTCTGCAATTCACGAAATTCATGCCAGACAATCCAGCAGTCGGGGCGACGGCTTCAGGGTTTAAGAACGATCAGGCGGAAGCGGCATCGCCGGGGACAGCCGACGTGCTTCGCCTGAAACTGCTGGGGGCAAACCATCGGGCCAGGATTACGGCCTCGGAGCGGCTTCCGGGGAACACCAGCTACTTCCTTGGAAACGACCCTGGGAAGTGGGTTACCAATGTCCCCAACTACGCCCGCGTCCGCTATCGCCAGATTTATCCCGGTATTGATCTCGCCTACTATGGCCGCCAGGGACAGCTAGAAAACGATTTCATACTAGCCCCGGGATCTGACCCAAAGCTGGTCCGGCTGGCTGTGGAAGGCGCCAGGAAGGTGCGCTTCAACGCCTCCGGGGACCTGGTGCTCACGGTGAGCGACGGGGAAGTTTATTTTCGGCGGCCTCGTGCCTATCAGGGCAACGGAGCCAATCGCCGGGAGGTTGCAGTGCGCTACGCGCTCCAGGCGGAGAACAGCGTTGGATTTGCCGTTGGCCCCTACAATCACCACGAGGAACTTGTCATTGACCCTGTACTGTCATATTCGACCTATCTCGGAGGAAGTGGCGGGGATGATGGGCTCGGGATCGCAGTTGATGCCGCGGGAGACGCCTTTGTAACAGGCACGACGGCGTCGGTCAATTTCCCCAAGACGGGCGGACAGGCTAACCTCGGCGGAGGCAAGGACATCTTTGTGGCCAAGCTCAATCCCTCGGGGTCCGCTTTTCTGTATTCGGTATTTCTCGGCGGAGGTAACCTGGACCGGGCAACCAGCATTGCGATTGATTCCTCGGGGAATGCCTATTTGGCCGGTTACACCACGTCCACCGATTTCCCGACCACTTCGGGGGCCTACAAGACAAGCAATGCCGGAAGCACGGATGCTTTCGTTACCAAGCTGGACCCAACGGGCGCCAGCCTGGTTTACTCGACTTATCTCGGCGGCGGCGGCATCGATTACGGGCGAGGAATAGCCGTGGATGCCTCGGGCGACGCGTTTATCACCGGTTCGACTCAATCAACAAATTTTCCCACGGTGAATCCGCTCCAGGTGGGAAATGACGGCGGCTCGGACGCCTTTGTCGCGGAGTTCGATCCGACCGGCGCCTCCCTGCTCTACTCGACATACCTCGGCGGGAGCGGCGCGGATGAGGCGCTGGCCATTGCGCTGGACGGTTCGGGGAACGCCTATGTGGCTGGCTACACATTCTCTTTAAACACTTTCCCTACGCAAAACGCCTTGCAATCCTCCCTGTCGGGGGCCTCGGACGCTTTTGTGACTGAGATCAATCCCGCGACCTCCTCGCTGGTGTTCTCAACCTATCTGGGCGGAAGCGCGGACGAAAGCGCTCAATCCATTGCCATCGATTCGGCTGGCAGCATCTACGTGACCGGCAAAACTTCGTCGAGCAGTTTCCCGGTGACCAACGGGGCGTCTCAGGCGGCTTATGGCGGGGGAACGGATGCCTTTGTCACCAAGCTCGCCCCCGGCGGAACGCAGATGGTCTACTCGACCTTCCTGGGCGGCAGCGGTTTGGACCAGGGGAATTCAATAGCTCTCGACTCGTCGGGGGACGCCTTCATCACCGGCTTTACGCAGTCAAGCGACTTGCCTTTGACCAACGCCCTGCAACGGGTCCTGGGCGTTTCCGGAGCCAGTTCGTGCGGCACGACTCCCTGCGCGGACGCCTTTATCACGGAACTCGGTCCCTCCGGCAATGTAGTCTTTTCCACCTTCCTTGGAGGAAGCGCCACGGACCTTGGGCAAGCCATCGCAACCGACCCTTCAGGGGCAGCCTACCTGACCGGCAGCACGAGTTCTACCAACTTTCCCGTCATTGCAGGAGCGCCCCAGTCAACTTATACGGGAACAAATCAAAGCAACAACGTCTTCATCGCCAAAGTCAGCCCTCAGGATGCACCGGCCGCAGCCCTCAGCCCCCAGACCCTGAACTTTGGCAACCAGGTGATCCTCCACGCCAGCAGCCCGCAGACGGTGACGCTGGTCAACGCCGGGAGCGCGCCGCTGGGCATCACCAGCATTTCAGCCACCGGCCAGTTCACCCAGACCAATGATTGCGGGTCCGTTGTTCCAGCCGGCGGCGGAACGTGCTCAATTCAGGTGACCTTCACGCCCACTCAAACGGGCTCCGTAACAGACCAGATCACCATCACGGACAATGCTGCCGGAAGCCCTCAGGCCATTACGGTCACCGGGGGCGGTGTCACATCCGCGGGCACCCTGTCGATCACCCCAACGTCTCTTACCTTTGCTGCGCAGACGGTGGGGCAGGCCAGCCCTGCACAGACCGTCCAACTGACCAACACGGGCAATACAGCCATCAACATCAGCAACATCACGACCAGCGGAGACTTTGCGCAAACCAATTCCTGCGGGACCCTGCCCACCGTGCTCAACGTGGGCGCCACGTGCAGCATCAGTGTCACCTTTACCCCGGCATCCACGGGAAGCCGCACAGGATCGCTGACCATCGACGACGATGCCAACAACAACCCGCAGGGAGTGTCGCTGACCGGGACCGGCAACGCGGTGTTTACGCTCTCTTCCAATGTGAGGTCAAGCGTGGTGCTGATAGGGACAAAGTCGGCCACGTTCACGGTCACCGCTGCGGCCCCCAGCACCTTCCAGGGCGCGATCAACCTCGCTTGCACGACTGGGACATGCGCCTTTAATCCTACGTCCATCTATGCGGGGCAGTCGAGCACGGTCACTGTCAGCGGCTTGTCGGCAACCACGGCGAACCCCTTTGATTTTTCGGTTAAGGGTACCAGCAGCGGCCAGGACACAACCGTGGCCTTGACCGTCTTCCTTGCGGACTTCACGCTGTCGCAAACGCCGCCTTCGCCGGCGCTTCGCACGGTGACTGCCGGCGATGCCACAACCTATACGGTTACTGTGACGCCGATCAACGGGTTCAACCAGGTGGTGCTGCTCGGCTGCGCGAACCTGCCGCCGCAAACTACCTGCACCTATTCTCCGCCGGGCCTGACCCTGGGCGGGTCAAGCCCGGTTACTGCGACTGTGACCGTCCAGACGACCGCTGAGACGCCCACCCAGGTCGCGCCGCGGCCGCCGGGAGGGACGCCCCCGTGGGGACCCGTGAATTTCCGCTGGTGGAGTTGTGTTCTGGCACTCTTTATGATTTTTGCTGCTGCCTTTGCCCTGGGCAGGCGCCGCCGGTCGGGCCAAACACCAGCAAGGCTTTGGGCCGGAGTTGCCGTGCTTGCCATGGCGGTATCGGTGGGTGCTCTCTCGACGGCCTGCAATGACACTTTTGTCGGCCCCAAGACAACTCCCGTGACAACGGGCACTCCGGCGAATACCTACAAGATTACCCTCGTGGGTACGCTGGGAAGCGATGGCAGTATTAAGAGAGCGGCGACGGTGAACCTGGCCGTCGCGCCTTGATGGGGCGAGGACGGGACCGCGGTCGCCGGCGATTCAGGCCATGACACGCCTGAGAGAACTTTCGGAGCTGCAGGGGAGAATTCCAGTATGTTCAAGGAGAACAGTGTGAAATCGAAATGTTCTACCGGGAGGGGGCCCAGCAAAGCCCGATGGGCAGTTCTTCGG
The Terriglobia bacterium genome window above contains:
- a CDS encoding SBBP repeat-containing protein gives rise to the protein MKRNTVVCLLTSIFIGLATWSSSHGQEKAQVRLQPAAGLQARQAVSYGRLPLSFEVNRGQVSPQARYLARGQGFTLFLTQADAILQFTKFMPDNPAVGATASGFKNDQAEAASPGTADVLRLKLLGANHRARITASERLPGNTSYFLGNDPGKWVTNVPNYARVRYRQIYPGIDLAYYGRQGQLENDFILAPGSDPKLVRLAVEGARKVRFNASGDLVLTVSDGEVYFRRPRAYQGNGANRREVAVRYALQAENSVGFAVGPYNHHEELVIDPVLSYSTYLGGSGGDDGLGIAVDAAGDAFVTGTTASVNFPKTGGQANLGGGKDIFVAKLNPSGSAFLYSVFLGGGNLDRATSIAIDSSGNAYLAGYTTSTDFPTTSGAYKTSNAGSTDAFVTKLDPTGASLVYSTYLGGGGIDYGRGIAVDASGDAFITGSTQSTNFPTVNPLQVGNDGGSDAFVAEFDPTGASLLYSTYLGGSGADEALAIALDGSGNAYVAGYTFSLNTFPTQNALQSSLSGASDAFVTEINPATSSLVFSTYLGGSADESAQSIAIDSAGSIYVTGKTSSSSFPVTNGASQAAYGGGTDAFVTKLAPGGTQMVYSTFLGGSGLDQGNSIALDSSGDAFITGFTQSSDLPLTNALQRVLGVSGASSCGTTPCADAFITELGPSGNVVFSTFLGGSATDLGQAIATDPSGAAYLTGSTSSTNFPVIAGAPQSTYTGTNQSNNVFIAKVSPQDAPAAALSPQTLNFGNQVILHASSPQTVTLVNAGSAPLGITSISATGQFTQTNDCGSVVPAGGGTCSIQVTFTPTQTGSVTDQITITDNAAGSPQAITVTGGGVTSAGTLSITPTSLTFAAQTVGQASPAQTVQLTNTGNTAINISNITTSGDFAQTNSCGTLPTVLNVGATCSISVTFTPASTGSRTGSLTIDDDANNNPQGVSLTGTGNAVFTLSSNVRSSVVLIGTKSATFTVTAAAPSTFQGAINLACTTGTCAFNPTSIYAGQSSTVTVSGLSATTANPFDFSVKGTSSGQDTTVALTVFLADFTLSQTPPSPALRTVTAGDATTYTVTVTPINGFNQVVLLGCANLPPQTTCTYSPPGLTLGGSSPVTATVTVQTTAETPTQVAPRPPGGTPPWGPVNFRWWSCVLALFMIFAAAFALGRRRRSGQTPARLWAGVAVLAMAVSVGALSTACNDTFVGPKTTPVTTGTPANTYKITLVGTLGSDGSIKRAATVNLAVAP